TTGGACGGTAAACCCGATAGAATTACTAGGTTTCTGCGGTCCCGGTACGCATTCTTTGCCAGTTTCACCCCGACCTGCTAGTGGTTTAAGGTTGGATTGAAGCCGTGCCGGAGGCGCTCAATACAGGTATGAACATGACCGAGCAAGCTACCCGATCCGACGTCGCTACCGACAACCCGATCCCCACGCCGCCCTTCTGGGGCACCAAGGTGATGGAGCAGATCCCCGTGCGGGCGCTGCTGCCCTACATCAACAAGACCATGCTTTACCAGTTCCAGTGGGGCTATAAGAAGGCGGGCAAGAAGAAGGACGAATACTGGCAGTGGGCCAAGCAGGAAGTGGACCCCATCTTCAATGATTTGATCGCCCGCGTTGAGCGCGAGCAGATCCAGACCCCGCAGGCGGTCTACGGCTATTTTCCCTGCCAGAGCGAGGGCAACGACATCGTCCTCTACAAGGACCCCGAGGGCTCCGAGGAGCTGCAGCGCTTCACCCTACCCCGCCAGGACGGCAAGAAGAACCTGTGCATTGCCGACTTTTTCCGCTCCAAGGATTCCGGGGAGATGGACGTGATCGGTTTGCAGGTGGTGACCGTGGGCCAGCATGCCTCGGACGTGGCGCGCGAGTGGTTCAACGAGGACAAGTACACCGACTACCTCTATCTGCACGGTCTCAACGTGGAGACCACCGAGGCCCTGGCGGAGTGGGTGCACAAGCAGATCCGCGCCGAACTGGGCTTCTCCAGCGAGGACGACCGCGATGCCCAGGCCCTTATTAAGCAGGGCTACCGGGGCTCCCGCTACTCCTTCGGCTATCCAGCCTGCCCCAACCTTGAGGACCAGCGGCCCCTGCTGGAGATCCTGGGGGCGGACCGGCTGGGCATCACCATGGCCGACGAGCAGCAGATGCACCCGGAGGAGTCCACCTCGGCCATCGTCTGCCACCATCCGGAGGCCAAGTATTTCAGTGTCTGAGCGCCGGGGGATCTGAGGGGTGCAACGGGCCTCGCACAGCAACGGCGACCGGGTCGCCCTTGCCTGGACCGGCGCCTCCGGCGCCGGTTACGGGCTCCGACTCCTGGAACAGCTGCTGGCCGCCGGCGTGCAGGTGGAGCTGATCGTTTCCAAGGCCGCGCAGGTGGTCCTGGCCCAGGAGACCGACCTGGAGCTGCCCGCCCAGCCCGAGGGCATGCGGCAGGCACTGGTGGAGCACATGGGCCGGGGCGCCGATACCCTGCGCGTCTACGGAAGGGAACAGTGGACGGCCCCGGTCGCTTCCGGCTCCAATGCGCCTCGGGCCATGGTGGTCTGTCCCTGCACGTCCGGGACGGTGGCTGCCATAGCCAACGGCACCAGTGATAACCTTATCGAGCGGGCTGCGGACGTCACCATCAAGGAACGGAGACAGCTGGTCCTGGTGCCCCGGGAGACGCCGTTTTCGGTGATCCATCTGGAGAACCTGACCCGCCTGGCGCGGATGGGCATTACCATCCTGCCCGCCAACCCGGGCTTCTACCATCGCCCCCAAACGGTGGAGGAGCTTGTGGATTTCGTGGTGGCACGGGTGCTGGATCATTTGGAGATCGAGCACGCTCTGGTACCGCGCTGGGCCGACGAGGTACGCAGTGAAGCCGAGTAATGTCCTTAATACCCTGCACCGGCTGACCCAGGAGGTGGGCCGTGCCGCCAATCTGCAGCAGGCGCTCACGACTCTGGTGAGCGGCCTTCGGCGGGCCATGAACACCGAAGTGTGCACCATCTATCTGCCGGATCCGCGGGTGGAGGGTGGCTGGGAGATGCGCGCCACGGACGGCCTCAATGCCGAATCCGTGGGGCAGGTCCATCTGGGGCCCGGGGAAGGCTTGGTGGGCCTGGTGGCCCGGGAGGAGGAGCCCGTCAACCTCGACAACGCGGGCCAGCACCCCCTGTTCCGCTATTTCCCCGAGACGGGCGAGGAGCGCTTCCCCGCGTTCCTGGGGGTCCCCATCCTGCATCGCGGGGAAGTGCTGGGGGTCATCTGCGTCCAGGGCACCAAGTCGGAGCGCTTCGACGAGGAGCACGCCACCCTGTTGTTCACCGCCGCCGCGCAGCTGGGCGGCGTCATCGCCCATGCCCAGGTGCTGGAGCGCCTGGGGCACCGCTCGGCCTCCACCCCGGAGACCGAAGCCTCGGGCGCTTCCAATGCCGAGGCGTTCCTGGCCGGTCAGGGCGGTGCCCAGGGGATCACCATCGGCACGGCCTGGGCCGTGTACCCGCCGGCCGACCTTTCCGCCGTCGCCGATCGAACCACCGAGGACCCGGAGGGCGACAAGCGCGAGTTCTATCGGGCCCTGAACGCCGCCGACCAGGAGATGGCCGAGCTGGGCGGCAACCTCTCCGAACGGATCGACGAGGAAGATGCCGACCTTATCCATGCCTACCTGCATATACTGCGGGACAAGGGGTTCCAGCGTCGGGTGGAGGCCCGAATCGATGGCGGAAGCTGGGTGCAGGCGGCCGTCCGCGACGTGGTGTGGGAGTATATCGAGACCTTCGAGAACATGGACGACCCATACCTGCGTGAACGGGCCGCCGACATGCGGGACCTGGGGCGCCGGCTCATCTCGCACCTCCAGCAGGGGAACCACCGCTACGACGGCGAGCTTCCCCCGGACACGGTTCTGGTGGGCGAGGAGATCTCGCCCCTGAACATGGCCAGCGTTCCCGAAGGGCACCTCAAGGGGGTCATCAGCGCCACGGGTTCGGCGGGCAGCCACGTGGCCATCCTCGCCCATGCCTTCGGCATCCCCGCCGTCATGGGGATCGAGGACCTCCCCGTGGCCCTGATCGACGGCAAGACCATCGTGGTGGACGGCTATAGCGGCCGGGTCTACGTGGACCCTTCCGCCAAGATCCTCGAGGAATACAAGCGCCTCGAGGCCGAAGAGGCCGCGCTCACCGAACGCCTGGGCGCCCTGCGCGACGAGCCCGCGGTGACCCTGGATGGCCGCTCCATTACCCTGTACGCCAACACCGGGCTGCTGGCCGACCTGGATCCCGCCCTGCGCTCCGGCGCGGAAGGGATCGGCCTCTACCGCACCGAGCTGCCCTTCCTGACCCGGGACCGATTTCCCGGCGAGGCGGAGCAGGTCCGCATCTATCGGCAGGTCTTCGAGACCTTCGCGCCGCGCCCGGTGACCATCCGAACCCTGGACATCGGCGGCGACAAGCTCCTCCCCTATCTGCCGGTGCACGAGGACAACCCGTTCCTGGGATGGCGTGGCCTGCGGCTCTCCCTGGACCACCCGGAGATCTTCCTCACCCAGCTGCGTGCCATACTGCGCGCCGCGCCGGCGGGCAACGTCCGCCTGCTGCTGCCCATGGTCACCACCGTCGAGGAGCTCGACGAGGCCCTGGGCCTGATCGAGCGGGCGCGCAAGGAGCTGGCCGCCCTCGGCGAGTCGGCCCCGGAGCTCCCAGTGGGGGCCATGATCGAGGTGCCCTCGGCGGTGTTCCAGACCGCGGCCATCGCCCGCCGGGTCAATTTCCTTTCCATAGGCACCAATGATCTGACCCAGTACCTGCTCGCCGTGGACCGCAACAACGCACGGGTGGCCGGGCTATTCGACTCCCTCCATCCGGCTGTCCTGCACGCCATCGGCACGGTAGTGGCGGAGGCCCATGCCGAGGGGCGACCCGTTTCCGTATGCGGGGAGATGGCGGCGGATCCGGTGGGCGCCCTGCTGCTGGTGGGCATGGGCGTGGACGAGCTCTCCATGAGCGCGGGCGCCCTGCTGCGTATCAAGTGGGTCCTGCGCTCCTTTTCCACCGCCCAGACGCGGGAGCTCGCCGAGCTGGCCCGCAACGACGAGTGCACCCGGACCACGCGCGAGCGCGTGGAAGAGGCCCTGCTCGAGGCGGGGCTAGGAAGCCTGATCCGAGCGGGCGACTGAGCGGGGATGGCAATGGACCAGCAACAGCAGCCCGAAGTGGCCCTCGCCAGCGGACCTGGGGAGCGGATCCGCACCGCCGCCAACCTCGGGGCGGCGTTCCTGGATCGCCTGGCCCAGGCGCCGGATACCACCCTCTTTCTGGAACCGGATGGCAAGCGCTTTCAGCCCATTTCCGCCCGGGAATTCGGCGAGGAAGTGGTCACTATCGCCCGCGCTTTCGCCGGATGGGGCTTGGTGCGCGGCGACCGGGTAGCCCTAATGGGACCCAACGGCTCCTTCTGGGCGGCGGTGGACTGGGCCGCCCAGCTCCTCGGCCTGGTGGTGGTGCCCCTCTATCAGGGCCAACAGCCCACCGATCTCCGCTATCTGCTCGAGGACTCCGGGCCTTCCCTGATTTGCATCCAGGGCAAGAAGGCACTGTCCACCCTGGAGGCCGTGGCGCAGGACGCCGCCTACCTGGCGCCCGTCGCCGTTCGCGATCCGGGAACCCGTGACCTGTCGCAGCCCTTCCGTACCTGGGCCGCCTTCCTGGAGGCCGGCGAGCCCATCGACCGGGCCGACGTCCGCCACCGCAACGAGCACGTCCAGCGCAGCCATCTGGCCACAATCGTCTACACCTCGGGGACCACCGGCTGGCCCAAGGGCGTGGAGCTCACCCACGGCAACCTGCTGACCAACCTGGAAGGCATCCTGGACGTGCTGTCCATCCAGGAATCGGACCGCTTCCTCTCCGTTCTGCCCCTGGCCCACATCTTCGAACGGACGGCCGGTCACCTCCTCGCCTGCCTGGCCGGCGCCGAGGTCGCCTACGCGCGAGGCCCGCAATCCATCGCCGCGGACCTGACCGGCGCCCATCCCACCATCCTCATCGCCGTACCGCGCATGTTCCAGCTCTTCCACGAGCGGGCCGAGGCCCAGGCGGAGCGGGGCGGGCTGGCGGCCCGGGCACTCTCCTGGGCGGATTCCGAGGGACGATTCCGCCGGCTGCTGGGGCGGCGCCTTCTGGGTCGCGGCCTGCGGCGGCGACTGGGCGGCTGTATCCGCCTGCTCGTTAGCGGCGGCGCTCCCCTGCCTGCGGAGGTGGGCGCCTTTTTCCGCAAGGCGGGGGTACCCATCCTGGAGGGGTACGGTCAGACCGAGACCAGCCCGGTGGTGAGCGTTAACCCGCCAGAGGTACTGCGGCCGGGGACGGTCGGCCCTCCGCTTCCCAACCTGGAGGTCCGGGTCGCCGGGGACGGCGAAATCCTGGTCCGGGGCCCTTCCGTCATGCGCGGCTACTGGGGCAAGCCGGAGGAGACCGCCCAGACCTTCGACAACGACTGGCTGCGCACCGGCGATACGGGCGGGCTGGACGAGGCGGGCTACCTCTATATCACCGACCGCAAGAAGGACATCATCGTCACCTCCGGCGGTAAGAATATTCCGCCGCAGCGCATCGAGCTGCGGCTCACCGCCCAGCCTCTTATCCAGCAGGCGGTGGTCTTCGGGGACCGACAACCGTACCTGGGGGCGCTCATCGTGCCCAACTGGGAACAGGTACACACCCAACTGGGCGCGGACGCCGATCCGGACCCCGAGGGCAAGGCCGTCTTCCGCCTCATGCGGGCGACCATCCAGGCCGCCTTGCGGGACCTGTCCAGCTGGGAGCAGGTACGCCGCTTCCGGGTCCTTCGGGAGCCCTTTTCCGAGGCCGCCGGCGAGGTGACCCCGACCCTCAAGATCCGACGCAAGGTGGTGGAAGAGCACTATCCCAGGGAGGTAGCGAGCCTGTTCTCGGATCGGGGGGAAGCGGAAGCGGGCCCCCGTCAGGCGGAGACCGGAGGGTAGGTCAGCCGAAAGTGGTGGAGTTGGTGCCCCAGAGGTGGCGCTCCACATCCTGGAAATGGATGTACACCCGTGCCGGGCTGATGCCGAGGCCTTCCCGCAGAAAAGCGCACAGCTCGGCGGAAAGATGCGCCGTTCGCTCCAGGGGGAGCCCCAGGCTGGCCAGCTCCACGAAGGCCGCGGGCTCGTCCGTTCCGGCGAACAGCAGATCGCGGCCGGTTTCCAGCGTAACCATCACGGTCCGCTCGGGCTTGCCGAGCAGCTCGGCAACCTTGCCCGAGGCGGCGCCCAGGAATTCCCGGCGGGATTCGCTGGTGGAAAGCACCTGATTGGTCTCGAGACGCAGCAGAGGCATGGGCGCTTCCTTCTGAATTCCAGCCGCTCAGGAGGGCCGCAGCCGGCGGCGCTCCACTTCCATCACGAACTGGGTAAGCACCCGCTCCACGCCGGTTGGCATGCGGGCGAACTGGCAGGCCATGTAGACCCATTTGCTGGTATGCTCGACCCAGATCACCGTTGCCGGCAGATGGACGTAGCTCACCCCCGTTTCCTCGGGAACCTGCAGCTCAAGAGCCACGCTGACCCGGTCCCCCTTGGCCACCTCGGGCGCCTTGTCCCACGCGGCATCCCCGCCGAACCCGGTCCGGAAGCCGCCGGCACTCAGGTTCACCTTCCGGTGGGGCTGCACCTGGATCCGCTCCCTTGCGTCCTTCAGCTCCGGTTCGCTGGGACCGATCAGGGGAGAGATACCCCCTTCCTCTGCGTGCGCCCAGGGCTTGCGGTTGTCTTCCCCCAAAGGGGCCACGCTGATCCGGAGATCGGCATTGACGCGGAAGTGCTCCCGCTGCTCGGCGCCCTTGGGGGCCGCATCCTTCCCGGAGGAATTGCTGGCCTGGTCGTTCATGTAGCTCCCCAGCTGCTTGTTAGCCTGCTTCGGCGGCAGCCCTCCGCTCGAAATGGTGAGCCCGCTATTCTACCTATACCGCATGGCCCTGCCTATGCACCCGCGGCATTTCAGCGCCGCTCCGCTAGAACTGCTCCTTGCGGATGCGCTCCAGCCGCTGCTGGGCAAGCCCGGCCACCCGATGGTCCGGATACTCCTCGACCACCTTCAGCAAGGTCTTGCGGGCGTTGCGGTAGTCCTGCAGCTCGTAGTAGGCATACCCCTTTTTCAACAGAGCGGCGGGTCCCTTGTCGCTTTCGGGGAAGCGTTGCCCCACGCCCTGGAAGGCCTCCAGGGCCCGCTCGTACTTGCCGCGCACGTAGAAGGCCTCGCCGAGCCAGTACTGGGCGTTATCCGCGTATTCGCTTTCCGGGTGATTGCCGAGGAATTTCTGGAAGCCCTCGATGGACTTCTCGTAGTCCCCGGCCCGCAGGGACTGGAAAGCGTCGCGGTAGGCCCGTTCATCCGCGGGGCGATCCTCGGGCTTGGCCGATTCGTCTGTGGCATCAGACGAACCCCCGCCCTTCTGCGGGGCCTTCATGGCCCCCATATTGTTCTCCTCGGCGGGATCACCCGCCATCGCGTAGCTCTTCTCTTCCAGGGCCACGATCCGGTTATCCAGCTGTTCGAGCTCGGCGCGGATCTGGGTGAGCTGCTTCTCCAGCTGCCGGGACAAGCGGTCCAGCTCGTGACCGTTTACCTCCGTTCGGCCACCCAGCTCGTGGACGCGCTCCTTCATCAGCCCCAGCCGCTCCGTCAGCTCCGGGGGATCGGTTTCCGACTGGTCCTTGCTCGCCATGGCCTGGCGCAGTTTGGCCAGTTTCTGACCCTGCTGTCCCAGGGCCTTCTGCAGGCTTTCGACCCGGTCCTTGAGCTTGTCCACCTCCCCCGGATCCGGACCCCGTTCCGCGTTGCGCACCCCCGGCGGCGGCAGGCAGCCGCTCAAGAGCAGCAGCGCGCCCACGGCGAGCCCCAGGTGTCTAGGCATCTTCATTCTTGCGAAAGCACTGCACGCCATCCACCCGCTCCCTTTCGAACCTCGCGTCCATTCGCTGGGCATCCTCACCCGCGCCGGTGAACAGGTAACCGTCATTGGCCATGCGGTGATGGACAGTCTCCAGCGCCTTCCGCTTTCCTTCGTCGTCGAAATAGATGAGCACGTTCCGGCACAGGATGATATCGAAGCGGGACAGCGGGAAATCGGGCTCGAGGATGTTCATCTCCCGATACCGGATCATGTGCAGGATCTCGGGGCGGGGACGGTAGCCGCCCTCCACCTGCTCGAAGTAGCGGCGTCGAACCTCGGGGGAAGCCCCGCGCCGCATCTCCAGCTCGGAATAGACCGCCTTCTTGGCGCGGGAAATGGCCTCGTCGCTCACGTCCGTGCCGACCACCATGCAGCGGTCGGCGCGCTCCGGCGGCAGCACCTCGCGCAGGGCGATGGCCAGGCTGACCGCCTCCTGCCCGGTGGAGCAAGCGGCGCTCCAGACCTTCAGCTCCTTGTCGCCGCGGCGTTCCGCCAGCTCGGGGATGATCCTTTTCTCCATCACCTCGAACGGCCGGCTATCGCGGAAGAAGCTGGTTTCCTTGATGGTCAGGGCATTGAGGATGGCATCCACGACTTCCGGGTTGTTCCGCTCCCGGTAGACGTGGGTGACCAAATCATTGAGCCCGTCGTAGCCCCATTCCCGTGCCAACGGCTGCAGCTTGGAGCGCAGGGAATAGCTCTTTTCCGGCTTCAAAATGATCCCCGATTCCTTCTTCAGGAATTGGGCGAGAAGATCGAAATAATAGGGGCTGAGGTCACTCATAGCCGCGGCGGTTCTCTCCGTGGAGGCGCAGGAGGTGGCTGCTCGCCACTGGACGTTCCCGGCCGGAGCGAGCAAAAAAAGAGGGCCCCGCCCGGCCGGGAGACGGCGCCCTTCATGGTCATGTTTTCTCGCGAATCCGCTGACTCTCCGACCCGACTCCCGGACCGGAGCTAGCTCAGGAACTCGGAAAGCTCGTCGTAGAGCTTCTGGGGGGTGAAGGGCTTACCCACAACCTTGTTGGCCCCGGCCTCCACCGCCTCCCGGCGTTTGGCCTGGGTCTGCTCCGTCGTAATGAACACGAACGGCGTCAGGGCGTCCTGGCTGCGGAAATGCCGCAGGAACTCCAGGCCGTCCATGACCGGCATGTTCCAGTCGGACAGGATGACTTCGGGGCTGAAGGCCCGCAGCTTCTCCTGCGCGTCCTGCCCGTTCTCCGCCTCCACCACTTCCAGCTCGGAAAATCCCGCCTTGCGCAGGGAGCTCTTGAGAACCATCCGCATGGCGCGGGAATCATCCACCAGCAGTACTTTCATCGCCTCGGTTTCCCCTGGGTCCTCTCACGCAAGGCCGGCGGACCGGGCCTCGCATTTCGATTCCGGTGTAACGCCCCCTTTTCCGAAGGGGGAAGCCTCATGCACCAGCGGCCAGATCATCGGGAACCCGCTGCTCGGCGGAGCGCTCCACGGCCTCCCGGTCCAGGATTCCGACCACCTGATCTTCCCACAATGCGGCGCCCGAGATGCCCGCCACTGACTTCCCGGAGCCCTGCTCCGTCGGCCGCAGGTGCTGGATCCCGTGCAAATGGTTGGTGAGGATACCCTGCATCCAGTTGCCTTCGCCATCATCCATGAAGACGATGTAGGCCTCGTCCCCCGGATGGCGGAAGGACTCCCCCGTGACGGTGGCCAGCCGCACCACCGGGACGGCGCGGTTCTCGCGCTTCAGGTACTCGTGACCGTTCATCCATTGCACCTCGTTCACCGACACCAGCTCGATATGGTGGACGTCCTCGCGGGCCAGGGCGTAGACCTCGTCCGCGCCGCCGTCCAGCAGCAGGTACGGGAAGGTCTCCTCGCGTCCCTCTTCCTCGGCGACCTCCCGGGTCTTGGAGTGGCCCCGCATGGTGGCGACGCGGGAGAAGAGCCGCGCCACGTCCACCACCAAACTGATCCGGCCGTCCCCCCGGACGCTCGCGCCGGCGAAGTAGTCGGGCTCATGGATACCCTTGAGTGCATCGAGGGACTTCATCACCGCCTCTTCCTTGCCGACGATTCGGTCCACCAGGATGCCCGCCCGCTGCACGCCGAGCTCCAGCACCACCAGGTAGCGGGCGTCGCCGTCGTGCACCCGGCTCATGCCGAACAGCTCGGTCATCTGCAGGATGGGCAGAATCTCCCCCTCGCGCTGGTAGACGCGCTGGCCCCGCACCGTGGTCACGCGGTCGGGCTCGAAATCCAGGGTCTCCTTCACCGCCTCCAGCGGAATGGCGAAGTGCTCCGGGCCGATCTGCACGATCAGGGTCTGCTGGATGGACAGCGTCAGGGGCAGCCGGATGCGCACCGTGGTCCCCTCGCCCACCGTGGAGTCCAGATCGATGGAGCCCTTCAGGGACTCCACGTTGGAGCGCACCACGTCCATGCCCACGCCGCGGCCGGAGATGTCGCTGACCTGGTCCGCGGAGGAGAAGCCCGGGGCGAATATGAGCTGCTGCGCCTCGCGCTCGCTCAGCTGGTCCGCTTCGGACTGGTCGATGACCCCCCGCTCCACCGCTTTCTGGCGGAGCTTTTCCGCCGAAAGGCCCGCGCCGTCGTCGCCCACTTCGATGACCACGAAGTTCTCTTCGTAGTAGGCGCGCAGGTTGATCTTGCCGGCCCGCGACTTGCCAGCAGCCTCCCGCTCCTCGGGCTCTTCCACGCCGTGGTCCACGGAATTCCGGATCAGGTGGACCAGGGGATCCTGGATGGCCTCGATGACGTTGCGGTCGAGCTCCGTCTGCTCGCCGCTGATGTCGAGCTGCACCTCTTTGTGGGTCTTTCGGGCGAGGTCCCGAATCACCCGCTTGAACTTGTTGAAGCTGGCGGACAGGGAGTGCATGCGCGTCTGCATGACCGCCGACTGCAGGTCCGAGGTCACCAGGTCCAGGCGGTGCGCTTCCTCGGCCAGGTCCTCGGCGAGGCGCTCGTCGTCCAGGGCGTTCGCCACCCGACGAGCCAGCTCGCGGTTCTGGTTGCGGGTGAGCACCAGCTCGCCCACGAGATTGAACAGCCGGTCCAGGCGATCGAGCGGTACCCGCAGCGTCTGCGCTTCCCGGGAACCGCCGCCCTCGGAGTCCTCTCCGGCACCCGTCGGGGCGTCCTCCCCGGAGGCCGGGGCCGACGCCGTGGCGGCCTCCGACTGCTCCTGCGCCGCCGGCTCCGAATCCGAAGAATCGCGGGAAGCAGCGGGAGCGGAGCCCGAACCGGTGTAATCCGGGCGCAGGTAGTGGGCCAGGTGGGTGGCCACGGGCTCCACTTCCACATTGTCCCCGAAACCGTCCACCACCCGGTCCACCACCTTGCGGAGGATATCCGTACCCGCCAGGAGGTCGTCCATCATCTCGGCGTTGAGCGGGACCTCGAAGCTCCGCAGACGGTCCATGACCGATTCCATTGCGTGGGCCAGCCCCTGGAGGCGCACCAGTCCCACGAAGCCCGCGGTGCCCTTGATGGTATGGATGGTGCGGAAGGCGCTGTGCAGCCGCTCCTCGTCCTCCGGGTGGTCCTCCAGCGCCATCAAGGCCTGGTCCAGCTCCTCCAGGCCTTCCCGGGACTCCTCGATGAAGGCGCTCACCAGGTCGGGATCGGCGTCCTCGGGAAGCCGCTCGATGCCGTCGGGGATTTCCACTTGCGGGGTTTCCGCCACGGTTTCCTCGTTGGGTTCGGATTGTACCTGCGGACCCTCCCCCCCATCATCGGGCTCCGCTTGCGGCTGTGATTCGGGCTCTTCCTCCGGGACGGGCGCTTCGGCCGCCGCCTCCCCGAGAGCATCGGAGGTTTCGGGTTCCTCGTCCGCCACCTCACCGCCTTCCTCCCCGCCGGGTGCGGAGGGCAGGTGTCGGGCGAGGCGCTCGTGGGCATCCTCCGCTGCCTGCTCGTCCTCGCCGAGCGCCCCGATGGCAGCTCGCAAGTCCTCGACAAAGATCTTGTGGAGGCGGATGTCGAATGCGGCCAGCCCTTCGAAAAGGGTATGGAGCCTCTGCGCCAGGCTGGCGAAGGGACCGCCCTCCTGGGCGTATTCCGCGGCGCTGGCTTCGGCGGCCGCGCGGGCCTGCTCTAGGAGACCCCGGTCCCCGGGATTTCCAGCGAGCGCTTCCAGTGCGGAGCCGAGTCCGTTCATGGGTGCGGCCTCTTGGCTAGCGGGTTGCGGGGATGAATCGGGAGCCACCTGCTCCTCCGGCTTCGGCTGCAGCGCCTGCAGGGCATCGATTTCCGCTTCGGCGTCGCCATCCACCAGGGCCCCGGCAGCGGCGCGCAGCCGCTCCGCCACCTGCTCGGACCAGGGCAGGACCCCTTCCGAATAGGCACCGAGCACGTCCCCCATGCGCAGCGCGAGCGTCTCGGGATCGCCCTCCAGCGCCTCGGAGACGTCGTCCAGCAGCATGCCCAGGTCGTTGAGCGCCTCCTCGGAGGCGGGGTCGGCAATCAGCCGTTCCACTGCCGGCGGGACCGCCTCGGCCCCACCGCCCTCGGGGCCGTTGTCGGTCTCCCGGAGCGCCTCCAGCCGGGGCAGGACCCCTTCGGGGACCTCCGCCGCCTCAGTCAGTATCGAAGCGGCCTCCTGGAGGGTATCGCTCATGGCGCTGGTCCACTCCAGCTGCCCTTCTGCGTAGTCCCCGAGTACGTCCCCCATGCGCAGGGCGAGCGTCTCCGGCGCTCCGTCCAGCTCCTCGGACAGCTCGTCCAGCCGGCCGCCCAGCCGTTCCAGGACCCCCTCGTCCGCGGGGTCCGCCGCCAGGGCCCGGAGGTCATCGGCCACGGCCAGGGCGCCCCCCTCCGCGGAGGATCCGGAC
This is a stretch of genomic DNA from Thiohalorhabdus sp. Cl-TMA. It encodes these proteins:
- a CDS encoding chemotaxis protein CheW, with product MAGHEGDSTGPHSEGFEAIMARFFNPETEAGPEEGSLSAALAPLQERPGDPELHRELVARMRSIREAAPEALGEPGGALLAVLEELFEQMANFDVRLHRIMYRDLEGVFADLDRNLKGETPETALSEWEAHLRRHLFVEDNAGGEESGSSAEGGALAVADDLRALAADPADEGVLERLGGRLDELSEELDGAPETLALRMGDVLGDYAEGQLEWTSAMSDTLQEAASILTEAAEVPEGVLPRLEALRETDNGPEGGGAEAVPPAVERLIADPASEEALNDLGMLLDDVSEALEGDPETLALRMGDVLGAYSEGVLPWSEQVAERLRAAAGALVDGDAEAEIDALQALQPKPEEQVAPDSSPQPASQEAAPMNGLGSALEALAGNPGDRGLLEQARAAAEASAAEYAQEGGPFASLAQRLHTLFEGLAAFDIRLHKIFVEDLRAAIGALGEDEQAAEDAHERLARHLPSAPGGEEGGEVADEEPETSDALGEAAAEAPVPEEEPESQPQAEPDDGGEGPQVQSEPNEETVAETPQVEIPDGIERLPEDADPDLVSAFIEESREGLEELDQALMALEDHPEDEERLHSAFRTIHTIKGTAGFVGLVRLQGLAHAMESVMDRLRSFEVPLNAEMMDDLLAGTDILRKVVDRVVDGFGDNVEVEPVATHLAHYLRPDYTGSGSAPAASRDSSDSEPAAQEQSEAATASAPASGEDAPTGAGEDSEGGGSREAQTLRVPLDRLDRLFNLVGELVLTRNQNRELARRVANALDDERLAEDLAEEAHRLDLVTSDLQSAVMQTRMHSLSASFNKFKRVIRDLARKTHKEVQLDISGEQTELDRNVIEAIQDPLVHLIRNSVDHGVEEPEEREAAGKSRAGKINLRAYYEENFVVIEVGDDGAGLSAEKLRQKAVERGVIDQSEADQLSEREAQQLIFAPGFSSADQVSDISGRGVGMDVVRSNVESLKGSIDLDSTVGEGTTVRIRLPLTLSIQQTLIVQIGPEHFAIPLEAVKETLDFEPDRVTTVRGQRVYQREGEILPILQMTELFGMSRVHDGDARYLVVLELGVQRAGILVDRIVGKEEAVMKSLDALKGIHEPDYFAGASVRGDGRISLVVDVARLFSRVATMRGHSKTREVAEEEGREETFPYLLLDGGADEVYALAREDVHHIELVSVNEVQWMNGHEYLKRENRAVPVVRLATVTGESFRHPGDEAYIVFMDDGEGNWMQGILTNHLHGIQHLRPTEQGSGKSVAGISGAALWEDQVVGILDREAVERSAEQRVPDDLAAGA